The following is a genomic window from Candidatus Zixiibacteriota bacterium.
GCATCTTCGACTACCGCCGCGCCGCTGTCGACCGGCTCTTCCCCCCGCATCCCCTCCCGGACTAGCCGCCGCCCCCAAACGCCTCCGTGAACCCTTCCCCCGCGTTGTGCGTATTACCGCCAGGAGAACCACCGGTGACGACCGCTGACGACCACCTCGACCGCATCCGCCGCCACTACGGCGTGCGCGGCCTCAACGCCCGCATTCTCGCCCGCCTCGAGGAGTGCGGGCTGCGCCTCGATGCTTTGGGCCGCGACGATCTGGCGGACTTCGACGAATTCCATGCCGGCGGTCGCGACGCCACCCGCGCCCTCGCCCGCGCCGCCGGCCTCCGGCCCGGCCTCGCCGTCCTCGACATCGGCTGCGGCCTCGGCGGTCCCGCCCGCACCCTGGCCGCCGAGTTCGCCTGCCGGGTCGTCGGCATCGACGCCACCGCTGACTACATCGAGGCTGCCCGCATGCTCACCGATCTGACCCGCCTGGGCGGCCGCGTCCGCTTCGCCGTCGCCTCCGCCCCCGACCTCCCGTTTCCCGCGGCTGCCTTCGATGTCGTCTGGCTCCAGTTCGTCACCCCCAACATCCCCGACAAAGACGCCCTCCTGGCCGAGGTCCGCCGCCTGCTCGCTCCGGGCGGACGGCTCGCGATTCACGACGTGATGCGCGGGAGCGGCGAACCGCTCGCCCTCCCCGTCTTCTGGGCCGAGGATGATTCGCTGAATGCGCTGGACTCCCCCGAGGACTTCGCCCGCCGCTGTAAGCGTGCCGGGTTGGCCCGCCTGGATTTCCGTGACGATTCGCCGGCGGCCCTCGCCTGGTTCCGCGCCGCCCTCGCGCCTGCCCGCCCGCCGGGCCCCAAGCGGCTGGGTCTGGGCCTTATTGTCCCCGGCGACGCCCGCACCAAGTCGGCCAACGTGCTGGCCAACCTGGAGTCCGGCCGGATCAGAATCTTTCTGGGAATTTTCTCCCGCGACGCCAAGAGTCCGGCGACAGCCGGCGGCGCGGCCTGAAAAGACCGCCCCCCGGGAACGCCCCCCTTTTCCCGCCTGCCGCCTTATTTCACCGGTGGCGCGAACAACCGATCCGCCCCCCAGCGTCCCGCCCCCCGGATGAGGAACACCAGCGCGATCACCAGGAAAAGCAGCGCCCGTTCTTTAACGGCAAACGGATCGGCGGCATGGCGCCCGAACCCGGCCGTGAGCATCGTGCACACGATGAACAAAGCCGCCGGGCGGGTCAGCAGCCCGAGCGCCAGGAGCAGCCCGCCGCCGAATTCCGACAGCGCCGCCGCCCACGCGAAAAATTCGGGCGCGGGAAACCCCAGCTCCGAGACTCCCTTCACAAAGGCCTCGCCGGGCGGGAGCTTCCCCAGCCCGTGGGCCAGCGCCAGCGCCAGCCCCGCGAACACCCGCAGCAGCGTCATCGCCGCCTCGTCCGCCCATGAACCCGCCGGCGTCAACCGGAACAGCACTCTCCTGACCATGGTTGCCCTTCCTTTGAGTTTACCGGGAATACGCGGACCGAACGTCCGCGCCGCTACTTCCGCCGGGGCCGGCGCCGCTTGCGGTCGCTCCGGCCGCCCCCCTCGCGAGGCCCGCCGCCGCTCTCCCGCCGCGGGTGCTGCTGCTCCTGCGGCAGCGGCGGCGGATTGTGCAGGCTCTCCTGGTAGTAATCATCCACGAGCATCGCCAGCACTTCCTGGCCCGCCTCGTTCTCGGAAAGCAGCTTGACCAGCGGGAAGAAGCGCGCCATCCGCTCGACCTGAAGCTTGTCGCGGCGGCGCAGGCGCGCCTCGAGCAGCGCCGTCATCCGCTCCGACACCGCCATCACCACGTCATCTTCGCTCGGCGCCGGCCGCTCGATCATGTCGATCCCGAACCGGGTTGCGATCCGCCGAAGTTCGGTGAGCTCCATTCCCGCCACCAGGGCCACTGCCTCCCCGGTCGCCCCCGCCCGCCCCGTCCGCCCCGCCCGGTGGACATACAACTCCGGATCCTCCGGCGGTTCGTACTGGAAAATGTGGGTCAGTTCCGGGATGTCGATCCCCCGGGCCGCGAGATCGGTCGCCACCAGGAATTTCAACTGCCCATCGCGCACCCGCTGGAGCACCTGCTCCCGCTGGCTCTGCGACAGGTCGGCCGACAAGGCGTCGGCGTCGTACCCGAACCGCTGCAGCACCACCGTCACATAGTGCACCATGTTCTTGGTGTTGCAGAAAATGATCGCCGCCGCCGGATTCAAAAGCTCGATAATCCGCACCAGATAGCGGTCTTTCTCCATGTGCGGCACCACGTAGTACACGTGCTCGGTCTCGGCCACGTGCACCCGGTCCTTGCTCAGACTCAGGAACCCCGGATCGCGAAGGAACTGCCGCGCGAGATTGATCACGTGCATCGGATAGGTCGCCGAAAACATGTACGAATTGATATGGCGGCGCGGAAGGTACTTCTGCACCTCAATCATGTCCGGGTAGAACCCCATCGAGAGCATCCGGTCCGCCTCGTCGAAAATGAGGATGTCGAGGTCGTCCAGCGTGAACGTCCGCTTGAGCAGGTGGTCGAGAATGCGCCCGGGCGTCCCGACCACGATGTGGGAACCGCGGGTGAGCGCCTCGATCTGGGGCCGGTAGCTCACGCCGCCGTACACCGCCGCCGTCCGCACCCCGCTGCCGCCCGCGAGCATCTCCGCTTCGTGCGCCACCTGCCGCGCAAGCTCCCGCGTCGGCACCAGGATGAGCGCCTGGCAGGTCGACCGGGACGGTTCCAGCCGCTCCAGAATCGGAAGCAGAAACGCCCCCGTCTTCCCCGACCCCGTGCGCGACTGCACCATCAGGTCCCGCCGCGCCAGGACATACGGAATGGTCTTGGCCTGCACCGGCATGAATGCGCTCCATCCCGCTCGCGCCGCCGCCTCCCGAACCCGCTCCGGCTGCGCCTCCAGCGTCGTCTCGGGAAGCGCGTCCTCCGGCTCGATGTAATCCGATGGGCTTACCCCGCCCCGCTCGTCCCTTCGCGTATCTTCCGTCTGCTCTTCCTTCCCCGCTTCACGATCCATCACGCGCACCTGACTCCTTTGCTGAGGGTGTCAATAACCGTGTCGTTTCCTTGCCGACCGGCTTATGGTACGTCTTTTTCCCGCCAAAAGACAGCCCTTATTTCGCCGTCCCCGGCCCCCCCCGGCCCAGGACCGGCGCATTTCTCGCGACTGGCCCGAATCTGAGAACGAATGCCGACGTGGAGCGTACCACGGGGAAACGGCCAACCGCGCGGCGCCCGACCGCCCGACTGAGGATGTCCCGCTCATGTCCACGAACTCGGCACCGCCCCGCCCCGGGGTTCAGCTCGTCCCTGCGCCGGCACAGGACCGCCGCGTCCTGCGCCGGCTCATGTCCCTCTACCTCCACGACCTGTCCGAGTACACCGATTTCCTCGAACCGGGCCCCGATGGTTCGTTCACGTACGAGGGCCTCGACCTGTACTGGCGCAGCCCCTCGCTCATTCCCCTGTTCATCCGGAGCGGTGACCGCCTCGCCGGTTTTCTTTTGCTCAACAAGCCCCCCTACACCCCTCACGATATCGACTGCGTCGTCCACGAGTTCTTCATTCTCCGCGCCGATCGCGGGCGGGGTCTCGGTCGCGACGCCGCCGCTGCCTGTTTCGCGCAGTACCGCGGCCGGTACCGCCTCGTGCAGTTGATCCGCAATGTCCCCGCCATCGGATTCTGGCACAGCGTCTACGCCGGCCTCAACATCTCCTACGAGGAAAGCCGGCAGACGCTTGCCGGCGAGTCGTTTCTGGTGCAGACATTCACCGTTTAGCCGCAGCCCGTGCCCTATCCGAGGCGGCGCGTCTGCCCTTGGCGACAAAGGCGCCGCCCGCCCCCGGTCACTCTCCCGCTTCGGTGTCGGCGACCCCGGCGCGCGTCGATGTCGCCTGCTGCCCCGCGACGAAGGCAAGCGCCAATTCCCCCGATTCCCCCGGCAGCGCCGGCATCTCCTCGTAGAGTTCTCCCCGCAGAAGTCGCCCCGCCCGGTTCTTGTACATCCCTCCCCACTGTTTGAAGAAGAACGCCGTCCCCTCCGCCCGGCATTGGCGCAGCAATTCCAGCGCCCACTCCTCCCGCATCACCCGCGCCCCCGGCCCCGACTCCCCGCCGACGACCGCCCAGGCGATCCCGCTCAAATCCACATCCCCGATCGACCCCAACAGCGGCTCGAACGATATCCACTTGAGCGCCGCCGGTGTCTTGCGAAGGTCATCTATCCGAAAGCGATAGGTCGCACTCTCGACCGTGACCCCCATCCAGAGGTTCGGTGGCCACGCGAGCTTGTCAGCCGCACGCACAAGCCGTTTTGACCGCTTGGTGAGGGCTTGAAACACGTGCTGCGGGCACCGTCGGATCACCTCGAATATCCGTTGGACATATTCGAGCGGCACCTGCTCATGAAACAGGTCCGACATCGAGTTGACAAATACCATACGCGGCCGCTTCCATTCAAGCGGCTGGGCGAGCACATCGGGGTGGAGCGTGACCGAAAATCCGTTCTTGTACTTCTCGACGCCCATCCCCTGCAGCCGCCGGGCCATTCGCTCGGCGTAGCAGTGGTCGCACCCGGGGCTGACGCGCGCGCACCCGGTGACGGGGTTCCAGGTGGACTCCGTCCACTCTATGCGGGAATCACTGGCCATGGCACGTCAAGAAACGAACAGTTCGCTTATCACCCAAAGTGACCTTGCCCTTTCTTTCTCTCCTCTCCCGCGGTGCATCGACCGACACCAGCCCCCTGGACTGCAAATTCAGCCGAGCTGTCCTCAGAGCGTTCTCCGGCTCTTTATACGCAAGCCGTTGACATTCGGTGAGCAGCTTACGCACTGAGCCATTGTAATGCGTAAAGTGCTTGAGCAGGCGCTCTTCAAGGGCGCCCATGCGCTCACTCATCTCAAGGTCGGCTTGATCAGCCGACCCCATTCGGATCCCCCTTAGCTGGAGCACGCGGGGTGCCACACGCTCCTCTTCCCGTAGAGCGCGGGTGTCATCCCATGGAAGAAGACCCTCAGCCAAGCTTGTTCTCCCTACAAGGTTTCCAGATGCGGCTCCTCGGTCGGGTTCTGCACATTCGGCTCAATTCCGGTGATCGACTGAAAGAGCAGTCGATCCGCGGTGAGTGGTCGGCGGTCAGGGTCGCCACACCTCCGCTCGCACTCCGCCGGCGCGCGGCCCACGGGAGACCTCTGGAGAGCTGTCGCGCCTCAGGTTGGCACACCCCGCCGGCGCGCGGCTCATTCGACACGAGCGTCGCATTCACCGCTCCGTCCCCGCAGCATCCCGCCGGCGCGGCCCACTCCCCACCATCCGCAAGGTCGATCTCGAAGGCGTGTCGTCAAATCACATATTCTCTGCCAACATAAAAAAACAGGCCCCGTCTCCGAGGCCTGCCTCCATTATCCAAACTCTCCCCGCCCTCACCGCGTCTGAAGCAGCTCCTCCTGCGGAATGCTGTCGGCCTGGATCCCCTTCATCGCCGGCCCCAGCCCCCGCGAGGCATTCCCTACCGCCGCCGCGTCCTGCCAGTGCGTCGTCGCCGTCACAATCGCCTTGGCCCGCTTCTCCGGATTATCCGATTTGAAAATCCCGGACCCGACAAACACCGCCTCCGCCCCGAGCATCATACACAGCGCCGCGTCGGCCGGCGTCGCGATCCCCCCGGCCGCGAAATTCGGCACCGGCAGCTTCCCCGCCTTCGCCACCATCCGCACCGCCTCGATCGACACCCGGTGCTCCTTGGCCACCGCGTAGAGTTCGTCCTCCGGCATCGTCGTCAGCGCCCGCATCGCCGCGTTGATCTCGCGCAGGTGGCGCACCGCGTGCGAGACGTCGCCCGTGCCCGCCTCCCCCTTCGTCCGGATCATCGCCGCCCCCTCGGCGATCCGCCGCAGCGCCTCGCCGAGATTCCGGCACCCGCACACGAACGGCACCTTGAAACTCCACTTGTCCACGTGGTGGGCGTGGTCGGCCGGCGTCAGCACCTCCGACTCGTCGATAAAATCGATCTCCAGCGCCTCGAGCACGCGCGCCTCCGCGATGTGCCCGATCCGGCACTTCGCCATCACCGGAATCGTCACCGCCCGCTTGATCTGCTCGATCACGTCGGGATCAGCCATGCGGGCCACCCCCCCTTCGGCGCGGATATCCGAGGGCACCCGCTCCAGCGCCATCACCGCCGCCGCCCCCGCCCCCTCGGCAATTCGGGCCTGCTCTGCGCTCGTGACGTCCATGATGACGCCTCCCTTGAGCATCTCGGCCAGCCCGACTTTCACCTTATGCTGTGTATCGCTGAATCTTTCGATCATGTCGTCTCTCCTTCTTCCGACACGCTGCCTATCACTAGAACGCACCCCCGGCCCGCCCGGATTCGAAAAAAGTCGCCAATCCGGACTGTCGCGGGCCCCTTTCGCCGCCCCGCGCCGACCCTCTCAACCCTTCAATATAAATAGAAATGGGGCCTGTGGACAAGCCCCATTTGACAACTTCCCGGGCCGGCCCGCTCACGCGGCGCCCGATCCGCGGCGGCGGTCGGTCACACCCTCACCCGCGCCGCCGGCCGCGTCTTGCGCCGATACTTCGCAAAATTCTGCTTCTGCAGCGCCTTCTTGAACATCTTCTCCTGCGACTCCCAGAACCCGCGCAACTGACAGGCGTTGAACTGCTCGCAGGTGCAGGTCTTCGTCTCCGTGCACAAATTCAGGTGCAGCGGGCCGTCAATGGCCTCGATCACGTCCAGAAACGACACGTCTTTCGGATTGTGCGCCAGCCGATACCCGCCGGTGACCCCCTGGTATGACACCAGGATGCCGCTCCGGGTCAGGTCTTTGAGGATTTTCGCCAAAAACTCCCGCGGCACGCTCTCCGCCTCGGAGATCGAATTGATCGAGCCGAGCTTGCCGGGCGGAAGGTTGGAGATGTGCCGGACGGCGCGAAGCGCGTAGTCGGATTTGCGTGACAGTCTCATAGATCGTCTTCCCTTTTGACGGCCAAGCCGCCGTGAACGGTGGTTAGCTCTGTCCTTATCGTTTACTCTTTCCTCTTCGTTTCCTCATCCCCCACCGGCCCATTATACGAATAAGGATACACATAGTCCACAACAAAATTGACAAATGTATGTTTTTTTCCCTGTTTCCCCCGGCCCTCCGCACATCCTGCGCTCCGGCCCTCCGCCCGCCCCTGTCGCCGCCCGTCAGGCCCGCCCCCGCCGGCGGCCCCCCCCCCACCGGGAACAACAGCCGTCTCTTTTCCGTTAGCTCTCAAACGGCCGCCCCGACGCGGCGTACATAGAGAGACAAAAGAGATTTGGCCCATGCGAAGGAGAGCCGCCATGGTTGACACCGCCGTCCGCACCGACCTCGCCGGGCCGCACCCCCCGGTGACCATCACCGCGGCTGCGGCCGAAGAAATCAAACGCCTGCGCAACCTTGAGAAAGAAGCTCCCCCCTACCTCCGCCTCGGCGTTAGCGCCGGCGGCTGTTCCGGCATGTCCTACACCATGGCCTTCGAAACCGAACGGCACGACACCGACCGCGCCTTCGACTGCCACGGTCTGACCGTCCTCGTCGACGCCCAGGCGCTCCGCTACCTTGCCGGCATTACCCTCGATTTCAAGGGCGGGCTGATGGGCGGCGGCTTCAACTTCTCCAACCCGCGCGCCAAACGCTCCTGCGGCTGCGGCTCGTCGTTCTCCGTCTGATGCCCCTCGCCATCCTCGACCCCCAGGAGTTCACCGAGCAGGGCATGTTCACCGAGGACGGCTTCCTCGCGCGGGCGGAAAGCTTCGACTTCAGCCGCTTCGACGGCTGCCATGTGCTCATCCGCGGGTGCGGGGGCATTCCCGTCCCCCCGTGGGCCTTCATGCTCCTGACCGCCCGCCTCGTGGGCCGCGCCCGCTCCGTCCGCTACGGCAACGAACACGACCACATCACCGTCTACCGGGCCCCGGGCCGGCCGCAAAAGCCCGTTGCGCCGAGGAACCCCAATGACTAACTTGGCCCCTGACAAAATCCGAGAGGACGCGAACCGCAAGGACAGACCCATGCGCAGGATCCGGTTTCTGCCGATCGACATTACGGTTGAAGTTCCCGAAGGCACCTCCATCCTCGATGCCGCTCTCGACCATGACATCCGCATCGACCACAACTGCGGCGGCAACTGCGCCTGCTCCACCTGCCATGTCATCATCAACGAGGGCTACGACACCCTCGCCGCGCCGACCGAGGATGAGGAAGATATGCTCGACGAAGCCGAGAACCTGACCGACACCTCCCGCCTCGCTTGCCAGTGCCGCGTCACCAAAGACCTCGTCGTCACTATTCCCGAGAAGGAACCCCTCTGGGATAAAGACGACACCTTCTGAATAAAACCGCCCGAAATGCGCGCGGCGAGCTCCTGTCGGACTCGCCGTTCTGATTGCCGCTCAATGCCGGTCCGCCTCTCAGGGACACGCCGGCGGGGCCGCTCCGCCCCGGAACAGATACGAAATCAGCATCGTCACGTCCGACACCCGCGGCACGCCGTCCCCGTTCACGTCGGCGCGCGCCGGGCAACCGGCCGCCGGCCCGCCGCGGAAGAGATGCCCGATCAAGCCGGTCAGGTCCGACACCGCCAGCGTTCCGTCCCCGCCGAAATCCCCCCGCACCACGCAGCAACAGGCGTCCCCCACCCCGTCGCCGTCAAAATCCGCCTGGTCCGGGTTGGCCGCAAGCGGGCAGTTGTCGCAGACATCCCCGAGCCCGTCCCCGTCCGCATCCGCCTGGTCCGGATTCGCCGCCGCGTCGCAGTTGTCGAACGCCTCCAGGATCCCGTCACCGTCCGCATCATAGCTCAGCGGATGCGCCACGTGAAGGTACATCCTGTCCCCGACCATCGAATCCACGTGCACGAGCACGTCCGAGGGGCGGTCGTAACCGTCGCTGGCGGGGCTCGTCTTCGGCCCGAACAGATCCTGGCCCGGCGTCTCGCTGGAGAAGAGCGCCCCCTTGCGCGTCTCGTAGGGATACCACCAATCGGCCGAGTCGCTCACCTGCCCGCCCGGGTTGTACGCGGTGTCCCGCGCCGGATCGTACCCCGCATCGACCACCCGCACCCGGTAGTGCTCATCCCACGGCGTCCCGTAATTGGTCGCCATCGTCTCGTCCACGTGGGTCACCAGCAGTCCCCGGTCGAGCGAATCGGGACCGAGACTCAGATGCGGGAACAGCCAGATGCTGAAGTCCGAGTCCAGCTTGTCGAACTTCCCCGGCGACCGCCGGTTGCGGTACTCCAGGAGAAAATACTCCGTCCCGTCCGCGCTGATGTTCAGTTTGTAGAGCGAGGACTCGGGGTGCGTCTCGATATCGTACAACACGAGATTGAGGTGCTCCCCTGTGATCACCGCCGGCTCGATCCACCCCAGCTCATGCTTCATGTACCCGCACAGGTGCGTCGGCACGGTCGCGCCCAGGCTCAGCGCCCCGTACCCATAGTGCCCCATCAGGCACCAGTCCATGACCGGGTGGTCGTTGGCGTCGCCGGGCGTCATGGCCGCCGAATCGGAGTAGAGCAGATCGATGTCGAACAGGTCGCCCGCCCCGAGCATGTGCGCGATCTCGTGGCTCGCCACCCGCACCCCGTGCAGTTCGTCGCCGATGATCACTGCGGGATCGGCCGCTGAGCGCACCGGTTTGACCTCCGGGATCGCCGCGAGCTGATTCACGTACATTCCGTCGAAAGGCCCGAATTCCTCGCCCGGAGGAAACGTGATCGCCGCCGTTCATATGTCCGTCAGGCAGTTGGTGTCCGGCCGGTTCCGCCCCGCCACCACAAACACCACCCCGTCCACCCGCCCGTCCCCGTTGCCGTCATACTGCGTGAAGTCTATCAGCGAGTCCAGCTCCGCGAGCAGGTAGAGCAGCGAATCTCCCGAAGCGACATAGGAACCGTTGTTGAACCATCCGTAGACCTGCCCGGTCACCTGGAGCTGCCCGTAGGACACCTCGTCAAAATAGTCGGCCACCGATCCGTGGGGCATCAGGTCGCGCGAGAAGAACAACTGCCGCAGCGTATCGACTGCATAGGTCGAGGGCCGTTTCTCCGGCGGCTCCAGCCACTCCACCGCGATCACGAGAAGCTTGAGCGTGTCCCCCGAGAACGACTTTCCTCCCAGCGCCGCCGCTTCGGCCGGATCGAGGACGCGCAGACTGAACTGCTGCGCGAAAAGCTCGGCCGGGCAGTCGTGCACGATCGCGCGCGACGGCAACGTCGCGGCCGACACCGCCGCCGACAACAGCACAACCCCGCAGAGCACCGCCGGCCGGACCGAACCCATCAACACCTCACCTGGGCCAACCGCCTCAACCAAAATAAGATAAATGCTATCGACAATATAGGACACATTACCGATTCCGCAACCGCGTTTTTGGCTCCGCGCCCTTGCGGCGCGCCGCAGTCCCCGCCCGCCGACTCCCGTAAACCCGCTCTAACTTCCTGCCGATAACAGAGATAGGCCGAGTGCGCCGATCCGTCGGCAGAGCCGCCGCCGGCCCCTCGGAACCTGACTAGCAGTCGAACAAAATGACGACCCGGCACCACATTCTCGTCCGCGCCTCGCAGCGCGGATACTCCCTCTTTGAGATGATCCTCGTGATCGTCATCATCGGCATCCTCGCCGCCATCACCATGCGCTCTCTCCGTGGCGCCGGTGAGGCGGCCCGCACCGAAGAGACGCGCGCCGAGATGGACCGCCTTGCCTGGGCGATCGCCGGCGATCCCGGCCTCGTCTCCGGCGGCCACCGCACCGACTACGGTTACGTCGGCGATGTCGGCGCCCTCCCCCCGACCCTCGAGGCTCTCGCCGTCAACCCCGGCCTCGCCACCTGGCGCGGCCCGTATGTGCACGATGACTTCAAAACCTCTGCGGGGGCGCCGGAGAGCAGCTTCCGCATCGACGCCTGGGGGCGCCCCTACGCCTACGCCGGCGTTGCCATCACTTCGACCGGCGGACGGATTCCCCTCACGCGCCGTCTTGCTCCCGATGCCGGCCGCCTTCTGCGCAACACCGTCACCGTTGTCGTCACCGACCTGGCGGATTCTCCACCCGGCGCCCGCTACGTCGATTCCCTGGCCGTCATTCTCACCGTTCCCAACGGCCTCGGCGGCCTGGTTGAGCGAAGGCGCACACCCCGCCCCGACGGTTTCGCCGAGTTCGATTCGGTGCCGATCGGCGCCCACCTGCTGCGCCTCGTTTACACACCAGCCGCCGACACGCTCCGCCGCCGGGTCGCGGTGGAACCGGGGCAACACGCGCATCTGGACTTGCAGTATCCCGCGGAGGTCTGGTAGCATGGGAGAAGCCTGTCGGGACAACCGGGGAATGAGCCTGATCGAATTGCTCGTCGTCATCGTCGTCATCGGCATTCTGGTCGCGGCCGCCATGCAGGCCATGACCGCCACCCTCGCCGACCTTCGCCGCGTTCGCGCCGAGCGGGACCTGGAGGCGCTTGCCCGGGCTATTGTCGGCGACCCCGTCCGCACCGCCGGCGGCGCCCGCTGGGATTTCGGCTTCGTCGGCGATAACGGTGCGTTCCCGCCCGACCTGGCTGCTCTGCGCGCCAACCCCGGCGGCTGGGTCACCTGGAACGGCCCCTACCTCGATCCCGGTTTCGATCAGGACACGCTGCGCTACCGCCTCGACCCCTGGGGAGCGCCCTACCAGTATGTCGGCGGCCTCACCGTCATCAGCACCGGCAGCGGCGCCCCGCTCGTTCAACGTCTCGCCGACGACGCCGCCGACTACCTCGCCAATACCTACGAGGGACTGGTCCGCGATG
Proteins encoded in this region:
- a CDS encoding methyltransferase domain-containing protein, with amino-acid sequence MTTADDHLDRIRRHYGVRGLNARILARLEECGLRLDALGRDDLADFDEFHAGGRDATRALARAAGLRPGLAVLDIGCGLGGPARTLAAEFACRVVGIDATADYIEAARMLTDLTRLGGRVRFAVASAPDLPFPAAAFDVVWLQFVTPNIPDKDALLAEVRRLLAPGGRLAIHDVMRGSGEPLALPVFWAEDDSLNALDSPEDFARRCKRAGLARLDFRDDSPAALAWFRAALAPARPPGPKRLGLGLIVPGDARTKSANVLANLESGRIRIFLGIFSRDAKSPATAGGAA
- a CDS encoding Rrf2 family transcriptional regulator; translation: MRLSRKSDYALRAVRHISNLPPGKLGSINSISEAESVPREFLAKILKDLTRSGILVSYQGVTGGYRLAHNPKDVSFLDVIEAIDGPLHLNLCTETKTCTCEQFNACQLRGFWESQEKMFKKALQKQNFAKYRRKTRPAARVRV
- a CDS encoding thrombospondin type 3 repeat-containing protein, yielding MGHYGYGALSLGATVPTHLCGYMKHELGWIEPAVITGEHLNLVLYDIETHPESSLYKLNISADGTEYFLLEYRNRRSPGKFDKLDSDFSIWLFPHLSLGPDSLDRGLLVTHVDETMATNYGTPWDEHYRVRVVDAGYDPARDTAYNPGGQVSDSADWWYPYETRKGALFSSETPGQDLFGPKTSPASDGYDRPSDVLVHVDSMVGDRMYLHVAHPLSYDADGDGILEAFDNCDAAANPDQADADGDGLGDVCDNCPLAANPDQADFDGDGVGDACCCVVRGDFGGDGTLAVSDLTGLIGHLFRGGPAAGCPARADVNGDGVPRVSDVTMLISYLFRGGAAPPACP
- a CDS encoding prepilin-type N-terminal cleavage/methylation domain-containing protein, translated to MTTRHHILVRASQRGYSLFEMILVIVIIGILAAITMRSLRGAGEAARTEETRAEMDRLAWAIAGDPGLVSGGHRTDYGYVGDVGALPPTLEALAVNPGLATWRGPYVHDDFKTSAGAPESSFRIDAWGRPYAYAGVAITSTGGRIPLTRRLAPDAGRLLRNTVTVVVTDLADSPPGARYVDSLAVILTVPNGLGGLVERRRTPRPDGFAEFDSVPIGAHLLRLVYTPAADTLRRRVAVEPGQHAHLDLQYPAEVW
- a CDS encoding GNAT family N-acetyltransferase; translation: MSTNSAPPRPGVQLVPAPAQDRRVLRRLMSLYLHDLSEYTDFLEPGPDGSFTYEGLDLYWRSPSLIPLFIRSGDRLAGFLLLNKPPYTPHDIDCVVHEFFILRADRGRGLGRDAAAACFAQYRGRYRLVQLIRNVPAIGFWHSVYAGLNISYEESRQTLAGESFLVQTFTV
- a CDS encoding 2Fe-2S iron-sulfur cluster binding domain-containing protein — protein: MRRIRFLPIDITVEVPEGTSILDAALDHDIRIDHNCGGNCACSTCHVIINEGYDTLAAPTEDEEDMLDEAENLTDTSRLACQCRVTKDLVVTIPEKEPLWDKDDTF
- a CDS encoding prepilin-type N-terminal cleavage/methylation domain-containing protein, giving the protein MGEACRDNRGMSLIELLVVIVVIGILVAAAMQAMTATLADLRRVRAERDLEALARAIVGDPVRTAGGARWDFGFVGDNGAFPPDLAALRANPGGWVTWNGPYLDPGFDQDTLRYRLDPWGAPYQYVGGLTVISTGSGAPLVQRLADDAADYLANTYEGLVRDAADSVPSSRYRDSVSILLTVPNGAGAWTILLQHPDSAGRFAFSPLPVGTHLLRIVFTPRADTLLRCVTVLPRHRSDPPDRYRFTEAWFSGGTP
- the pdxS gene encoding pyridoxal 5'-phosphate synthase lyase subunit PdxS, which encodes MIERFSDTQHKVKVGLAEMLKGGVIMDVTSAEQARIAEGAGAAAVMALERVPSDIRAEGGVARMADPDVIEQIKRAVTIPVMAKCRIGHIAEARVLEALEIDFIDESEVLTPADHAHHVDKWSFKVPFVCGCRNLGEALRRIAEGAAMIRTKGEAGTGDVSHAVRHLREINAAMRALTTMPEDELYAVAKEHRVSIEAVRMVAKAGKLPVPNFAAGGIATPADAALCMMLGAEAVFVGSGIFKSDNPEKRAKAIVTATTHWQDAAAVGNASRGLGPAMKGIQADSIPQEELLQTR
- a CDS encoding phage Gp37/Gp68 family protein — protein: MASDSRIEWTESTWNPVTGCARVSPGCDHCYAERMARRLQGMGVEKYKNGFSVTLHPDVLAQPLEWKRPRMVFVNSMSDLFHEQVPLEYVQRIFEVIRRCPQHVFQALTKRSKRLVRAADKLAWPPNLWMGVTVESATYRFRIDDLRKTPAALKWISFEPLLGSIGDVDLSGIAWAVVGGESGPGARVMREEWALELLRQCRAEGTAFFFKQWGGMYKNRAGRLLRGELYEEMPALPGESGELALAFVAGQQATSTRAGVADTEAGE
- a CDS encoding DEAD/DEAH box helicase yields the protein MDREAGKEEQTEDTRRDERGGVSPSDYIEPEDALPETTLEAQPERVREAAARAGWSAFMPVQAKTIPYVLARRDLMVQSRTGSGKTGAFLLPILERLEPSRSTCQALILVPTRELARQVAHEAEMLAGGSGVRTAAVYGGVSYRPQIEALTRGSHIVVGTPGRILDHLLKRTFTLDDLDILIFDEADRMLSMGFYPDMIEVQKYLPRRHINSYMFSATYPMHVINLARQFLRDPGFLSLSKDRVHVAETEHVYYVVPHMEKDRYLVRIIELLNPAAAIIFCNTKNMVHYVTVVLQRFGYDADALSADLSQSQREQVLQRVRDGQLKFLVATDLAARGIDIPELTHIFQYEPPEDPELYVHRAGRTGRAGATGEAVALVAGMELTELRRIATRFGIDMIERPAPSEDDVVMAVSERMTALLEARLRRRDKLQVERMARFFPLVKLLSENEAGQEVLAMLVDDYYQESLHNPPPLPQEQQHPRRESGGGPREGGGRSDRKRRRPRRK
- a CDS encoding iron-sulfur cluster assembly accessory protein, whose protein sequence is MVDTAVRTDLAGPHPPVTITAAAAEEIKRLRNLEKEAPPYLRLGVSAGGCSGMSYTMAFETERHDTDRAFDCHGLTVLVDAQALRYLAGITLDFKGGLMGGGFNFSNPRAKRSCGCGSSFSV
- a CDS encoding DoxX family protein; the protein is MVRRVLFRLTPAGSWADEAAMTLLRVFAGLALALAHGLGKLPPGEAFVKGVSELGFPAPEFFAWAAALSEFGGGLLLALGLLTRPAALFIVCTMLTAGFGRHAADPFAVKERALLFLVIALVFLIRGAGRWGADRLFAPPVK
- a CDS encoding DUF2480 family protein; translated protein: MPLAILDPQEFTEQGMFTEDGFLARAESFDFSRFDGCHVLIRGCGGIPVPPWAFMLLTARLVGRARSVRYGNEHDHITVYRAPGRPQKPVAPRNPND